A stretch of Candidatus Binatia bacterium DNA encodes these proteins:
- a CDS encoding NIPSNAP family protein, protein MIIEMRTYLLRPGTVPNFMQRFEEGLTARQQFSKLGGIWHSEVGTLNQVVHVWPYESFEARERIGQEARKTGKWPP, encoded by the coding sequence ATGATCATCGAGATGCGAACCTATTTGTTGAGACCGGGAACGGTTCCGAATTTCATGCAGCGCTTCGAAGAGGGTCTCACCGCGCGCCAGCAATTTTCCAAGCTCGGAGGCATTTGGCACTCCGAGGTGGGAACGCTCAATCAAGTGGTCCACGTCTGGCCTTACGAGAGCTTTGAGGCGCGCGAGCGCATCGGCCAGGAGGCGCGGAAGACCGGCAAGTGGCCGCC